One Defluviitoga tunisiensis genomic window carries:
- a CDS encoding MFS transporter, with product MKKRRIHTNQLTSDRKLAYKFILLMGIISLLGDIVYEGARSISGPYLAFLGAGASIIGIVGGIGEFVGYALRLVFGYFADKTKAYWTLTIIGYGLLLSIPLLAFSNSWQIAAFLLIMERMGKAIRSPARDAILSHATKQVGRGWGFGIHEALDQIGAIIGPLIFSAVFLLNSQYKTGFGILIIPVVILLMLLFFARSKVPSPQKLEVSIESDKQINSYDNKNKWSKTFWLYTFFTLLSVMGFVQYPIIAYHLNVNSIISNVWIPIFYAIAMGIDGITALIIGRTYDNIGLKTLLIIPIATLVIPFFAFSYSKIFILFSIIIWGIVMGIHETIMRAAIADLIPLERRGTAYGIFNTVYGLSMFIGGTSIGFLYEISLSYVVTFVVIIEIISLIFLYSLIRNVNQRANA from the coding sequence TTGAAAAAGAGGCGTATACATACGAACCAACTTACTTCCGATCGAAAATTAGCTTATAAGTTTATCTTATTAATGGGAATCATTAGTTTATTAGGAGATATTGTTTATGAGGGTGCAAGAAGTATCTCAGGACCATATTTAGCCTTTTTAGGAGCTGGAGCAAGTATCATTGGAATTGTTGGTGGGATAGGCGAATTTGTAGGGTATGCATTGAGGTTGGTTTTTGGATATTTTGCCGATAAAACTAAAGCTTATTGGACTTTAACTATCATTGGTTATGGATTGCTTTTATCTATTCCTCTTTTAGCATTTTCGAATAGTTGGCAAATAGCTGCTTTTCTTTTAATAATGGAACGAATGGGAAAAGCTATTAGGAGTCCTGCCAGAGATGCAATTCTTTCTCATGCTACAAAGCAAGTTGGAAGAGGATGGGGATTTGGTATACATGAAGCTCTTGATCAAATAGGTGCAATAATAGGTCCTTTGATTTTTAGTGCAGTTTTTTTGTTGAATTCACAATACAAAACTGGATTTGGAATTTTGATTATCCCTGTTGTTATTTTGTTAATGCTTCTATTTTTTGCTAGATCTAAAGTTCCTTCTCCTCAAAAGCTAGAAGTGTCTATCGAATCTGATAAACAAATAAATAGTTATGATAATAAAAATAAATGGTCTAAGACATTTTGGTTATATACTTTCTTTACATTATTAAGTGTGATGGGTTTTGTTCAATATCCGATAATTGCGTATCATCTTAATGTAAACTCTATAATTTCTAACGTATGGATACCAATTTTTTATGCAATTGCAATGGGAATAGATGGAATAACAGCTCTTATTATTGGAAGAACATATGATAATATAGGCTTAAAAACTTTGCTGATTATCCCAATAGCGACTTTAGTTATACCTTTTTTTGCTTTCTCTTACTCAAAAATATTTATTTTATTCAGTATAATAATTTGGGGAATTGTAATGGGTATACATGAAACAATTATGAGAGCAGCTATAGCTGATTTGATACCTCTAGAAAGAAGAGGGACAGCTTATGGAATATTTAATACAGTTTATGGCTTATCAATGTTTATTGGGGGAACCTCAATAGGGTTTTTATACGAGATTTCTCTATCATATGTGGTAACTTTTGTTGTTATCATTGAAATAATTTCCTTAATTTTTTTATACAGTCTTATAAGAAACGTTAATCAGCGTGCAAATGCTTAG